tcgttttaaaatttatagatatttcctttttcttatatttttaatttggaaacataaaacttctaattaacataaattattaaataaaaaggaaaatcgattttaataatgataattagAAGTAATATCTTAGTTCATTAAAGTTAGCTCTGTAATTAACTATTATGAGAATGAACGTGAACGCGACACGTATAAAActaatttctcaaataatattatagagatatttatataagcttaagTTTAAgatgattaaaatgtaaaatatgtgCCACATTTTTAAGAATAAGTTTATTATTCTATTATTAATTtactaattaaattaatagGATATGTAAAAGCTATTTTTTGGTTTATCTTACAACAAATTAGGTCAGTAAAAGAACTTAAGATTATTGCTTACTGTCTTGTTCTACTCACTTTGATTTTGTAttgacaaagttttttttttttatctcacaTCTCTTACAAATCttataagattttaaaatatttaaaacccaaaccatttaaaatattattttgctcAGTTTTCTCATAGAAAGTGATTTGGCTATTTTATCTATCGATCGGAAAAATTCCAATAAATTGTCCCTGAAATTTTAGTCAATGAGTTTGATAAAAACTATGAAATTGGAGTACCCAGTCCATCGTTGACTTGAGGcacaagaaacaaaagaaaaaggaaaataaagagATTCTAACAACGAAACAAAGTAGAAGTTTAACGTAAGGGAAAGCAtgtggaattagggtttagtgtgTGAAGAAGAACGAGGAATCGGGGAGATAGAGAACTTCATGTTGTGGTTGCAGCCGTTGTGGTCTCCACTAGCGAAGTAGTAAGTCTGATGAGTCTTGCGGAAAAGCAACTTAAACCCTGATGATGAGCCTCCTCTCGCGACTAGCTTCTTCCCTCTGCTCACATCGCATCTCTTGTAGCTCTTCAAGTCCGGGAGCAAGTAGACATCGTTCTTGTTATTGTGCTTCTTCGTCTTGGATTGACTTTTACCGTTGTACTTGAAAGAAAGGACATCGTTGGTGTGGAAGGGTGCATGCTTTGAAGCCCATTCTTGGTAGTCGAATCCGTTCTTCCACACACTAACCTCAATCTTTCTTCTAGGTGATACTTGAGCCGTGTGGTTTTTGTGTGAAGAGCCAATACTACTACCGCGTGTCTGGTTTGAGCCCGAGCTGTGATTGTTGTGTGTAGAGCCAGTGCCGCTTGAGTGGTTTGAGCCAGAGCTGCTTCCCCAACCCCAGTTTGTGTCTGTTCCGTTCGAGCTCCATCCCCAACCCCAGCTTGAACCACCACCTGAGTTCGAGTTTGACCCACCTGAACCTAAGCCAGAGTTATTGTCGGAGCTCCAACCCCATCCCCAGCTCGAACCGGATTGGCCAGAACCCCAGCTCCAGCTCCATGCATGAGCAGTCCCGGAAAAGACGTAAGAAGTGATGACGAGGACTAAGAGTAGCTTGCGTGCCTTAGAGAGACccatagcttcttcttcttctttgattaaaaatatatttgatttcttCTTGACGCTGTGTTTCTTTCTCGTTGTTTGCTTTTGTAAGCTATAGATAGTTGAGAGgttctctatttatagagagacTATGATGAGCCTGCCCTAGCTACTGAGAGTCGGTTCCCAGTAGAAGaaaggaaatataaaatttgattatcTTATCTCCAAAATTAATCATGAAAAGGATTTTCCCTTTTCCCTTTTTATTATCTTCATAGCAGATGTGATCTTGAAAATCGaatcatgaaaatattttataaattcccTAGgatagcctttttttttttttttttaacagtatAATGTGAAAGACAAAAAGTGAATAAGATGAAGAACAGATGCATTAAAAGAGTTTCTTCAAGTCCTAAGACAAACTAAAGCACATATTTTAACTGCAATGGGAGGCAAAGGAGACACATATAAACCCAAGAAAAGATTATCCCCCATAGGCTTTAAACTACTACTTGGTTGCATAAAACCTCTTAAACTCTACTTatactaacatatatatatatatatatattctgatCTTTCATAAGCTCACCAAAACATACGGTCATAGGGTCAGCAATTGTGTCTTTCTCTCAGGTAAATTCATTCAGAGAAAGTGAGGACCGATAAGCTTTGCAATCTCCAAGAACCCATCACGGTCTTTGCCTTCAAATATCTTCTTTAGCTTCTCATCGCAGATTATAACCTTCTTGTCTTGTGGATCCTGAAGAACAACATTTACTCATGTAAgtcgaggaacacttgataatCTAATAAACATAATACAAGCAAACTTTCTCATGGAGATGGAGTGAGCTAAATAAAGCAAAGCCAAGCTTCGGCGAGTCTACATTAGTTTCCAACTAAAACAGAGATAAAAGAATCAATAGACAGGGCAAAGGAAAATAATCCAAGATGGCAAGATGCATAAACTCCAATTCAAGCTCTCACAATCAGATGAAGTCCTTCAAGTTTATCATCACAACATGGAGGAAACAGGGACACATAACATAAAGAGCCTAAGTCATAagatatactccctccgtttttttaatataagtggTTATAAAGctatgcacatagattaagaaaatcattaatttcttatattttcgaaacaaaatcatcattaattatttacctaaccacaattcaaccaatagaaaaatagaaggtatattatcattggtcatacaacattaattattaataaatattacatagaaaaccgaaaatgacatataatttggaacaaaaaaatttctctaaaacgacctatattaaaaaacggagggagtagtattTATTACTTGAAGATCGTGTTCCTTGATGTAGGCCCAAATGCGCTTGTGTGCGAGGTATCACCGACTCGCCCACTACGTCCTTCATCTCCGGGGACACCCGACTAGTGCTGGGAATATGAATCATTATCCGCGGGCCCCGCCCCATTTGACCCgctgcggggcgggtgcgggtcgagtGATTTGAAAAATTTGGTTCGCGGGTGCGGGTGCGGGTTGAGTGATTTTtatgcggggcgggtgcgggtcagcCAAAATTCAGCGCGGGTACCCGCCAAAccgcaaaaactaaaaaaaaaaattttttttttaaatattatttttaaatagaatattttttaaaaataatttaattttaattataaatagattaatatttattatttttaataaaaaatatttaaaatattaaattttactgttatttttaataaaaaatatttaaaatattaaattttattgttattttaataaaaaatatttaaattaataatttttaatattattaatattatccgCGGGTCTAACGGATCACCCGCGGGTTttagcggggcgggtgcggatttcatatttttttcttgcggGTCAAGCGGGTCAAATTTTTTgagtaaaaaaaatcagtttaccCGCGGGTTGGCGGGTCAGCGGGGCGGGTTTGACCCGCAACCCAGCTCTatcccttcttccttttttttcttcttacaaCATTCTTGTACTTTAGTCCTAACCTGTCCATGCTGTCTGCTTCTTAATTGGCAACAGTGTCGTTTCGAATAAGCCCATCCTAACCCAATGAGAGGTATActgtttctttttgtatataCTTAAGATTGttgcaaaataaaattattttggttcaattagATCGATTTTAATATAAGTTCAATGCttaattgattgattgattaattGAGGTTTTCTTTTTTGTCATTTACCCTTTTCATGTTTGATTCTAATATTATGTATggcttttttttaatctaatgtAATAAAAGcatttacaaattacaaaaaaaaagctttgaATGACGGTTTAGGAAGATTTACAGCAAATAGTCTGAAAGTGACTTATCTACTATACTTCTTGTCTTTAAAACAATCCTACTACACTTCTAATGCCTAGACACGGCCACTGCATACCACCTGTCGCTGAGCTGGCCTTAGCTTTCCTTAATTAAATCACATTACAAAGGAGAAAAGATGGAAAGCCTTTCCTGAGGCCCAGACTCATCGCTTCCTCTTCTTACTGGACTTTCTGACTTGCCTGAACCAACTGATTTTCCCTTTGTAACTGGTTCTGGTGCCTTGGGTGTCTCTTCAGATTCTTACTCCGCATCGCTTTCCTTGCCCTTGGAGGCAGGTGTAGATTTTTCTGCTTTGCCCTTGGCTGACTTGGATTTTGAACACGTTGTTGTAGTCTTGGACGTGCCATAGTCTTCTTGGTCCTTTCAATTATAATTCTTCAACTTTTCACCCACTATGTACAGTTTTGTTGTGATAATATTCATATACAAAGCACGAGTAGTTCATTTTTGTTGTGATAATGTCCATACACGAAGCACGATTAGTAAGGGGTTTTGGACAGGTCAACCTACCAAAAACAATGCATCTCTAAGCTGTTCCAAACAAACACAAAGCAAATCTTTCACGTGCCATAAAGTAAACTTACGTCACAGCCACCAATATATACTTTCAAGTCTTCCCCACAAGTTAACACCTAGTATCTGTAAATCTTGACTactaaatgaaattattttactAGATAATACTAGTATTACTTTTTGTATTTGTATGTGTAAGCTGACGCAGACTAACAACTTGCCCTGAAATTTAAACTGGAAGTTTATGCATTCAAATTTGAAGTctacaaatatttttcaattagtGAAAGTGAAACTCTCTCTAGTGCGTACCTCCTTTCTGATGTGATCTTTTACTATTTGGGTTAGAACAAGGACATTCGCTTATAATatcattaatatattattaaattttcatttctgaGAATTTTATGTGACGTTTACGATATATTGTTTTCAAGTGTTGAAAATGTTTTTGGAATGGGCTGCTTTTGTAACTTACAACGAAGAAACACAATTGATCAAGAAaaacttttagatttttcagATTACGTACATCCTCGGATTCGAAATTCAAAGACATACAATATTGTACGTGGTGCTCATAATCAACCATCCCATTTTACTTTTATAGATACCGAGTCCAATCTTAATTGAatttgtgtatgttgatgacaaTTCAAAAAATTAGTAAGTTATAGTGTTTAGCATTTCCCATCTCTCCTCCTCATGTAACATTGTTTTATGTGTGCCAACATTCCTGCTCCATAGTTACTAGTAGAACATTAGAAGTAATTTGAGTTGACTTTTTTTCTGTCGAATAAGCTGAAATCCTATGGAAGCTTAAGATCTGGATAAATAACTGGCTCTGCCAAACATGATCTCTCACTTGAATCACCTCCTAATGAGCAAGCAGTTTTGTTGCCTTTTTCTTTGCTTAAATGTTTAAAGTATTGAAAAGGATACAGTATTTAAAATTGCAGCAATGATCTGCCATGTCCCCACCACGTTAAGGCTTCAAGATCTAACTTTGCAGTGCCAAAATCTTCGATGCTTAAGATATGTGTaacaaatgaatatttttttgagttttaCTCGAAGTTGCcaaattttatttgtaaagGCTGCTTTTCCTTTAATAGATGCACACCTCTATTCGGCGAAACATTTGGAAACTACAAAAACCCACCCCAACCCTGAAAGTATACCCACGCGCGAGACCAGCATTATTTGTTGTTTACCTCCTAATGAGCAAGCAGTTTTAATCGTGCCTGCTTTTGGCTAAATCAAACATTATGTGTAGTAAATGTTCACATAAGTCCCTAAGATTCAGGTAAAACCTTTCTCTAATCTGTCTAATGGTCGGAGAAAAAGCTGTTGTTATTGCATGCTTCCGCTCAGTCGCTTATAAGGCGCGTGAGAGTCCATCGCCTTCTCCTACACTATCACATCACACCAACCCCTTAAACCGACTATAAAACCCTCAACACCGCCACCATAAGTAACCCtttagatctctctctctctctctacttcaCACATCACTCAACAAAGCGGTTAGCAATGTCAGCCGCCGCCGCATCCTCCGCGATCTCCGTCGCCGCCACCAACCCCCTCAAGACCTTTTCCCTCTCCTCCAGATCCCCTCTCCCATCCGCCATCTCCCTCCCATCTCGCAGCCTTAACACCCCTCGCCGCCGCCTCGTCCTCGTATCCTGCACCGCCGGAGACGGATCCAAACCCACGATCCTCGTCGCGGAGAAGCTCGGCGAGGCCGGCGTGAAGCTCCTGGAGGGTTTCGCGAATGTCGACTGCTCTTACAACATGACCCCCGAGGAGCTCAACACCAAGATCTCCCTCTGCGACGCCTTGATCGTTCGCAGTGGAACTAAAGTTGGTCGGGAGGTTTTCGAGTCCTCTCGCGGACGTCTCaaggtttttgccaaaactaacccacaacttgattttaatcccaaacctatacccaaacttgaatcaaatgcaaaactaacctaaaagcctagtgaaattacagctcagccccttgtgaccaaacaaaaaaacagaagccatttttacgaatatagccccagtaaatcgtctgagtcgtctgaattgttggaagtcgtctagacgactgaagtttcagtcgtctggtaccagcttattttaaaaataatttataaatcttgtaaaaaatattttgatgcgtgaaaaataaaaatcaagtaattataaacaattttaagtgatataaattaagatatgataaaattgatttgttttgaagatagatgagtggaagtagtgaatcatgaaatactttggtttaggagtttggcaaacatatgttgtagtattgtatggattgttagggttagattttggaaaactaaaatgtttttttcagaaattagttttcacttatatgtgtttatttctgtgtatagtaaacacttttcaagtttgatttgattttatgaagtgtttaattagataattaagtttaggggttatgtttagggtgtggacgacttatatttcagtcgtctgttgaataatttacccggacgacgtatatttcagtcgtccagacgacttacttgtaagtcgtccagacgatttacttgtaagtcgtctggaaagtcttctattttagtttcccactaaaaatatttaatttcccgctaaaaatattaaactcttctggacgacttacatgtaagtcgtctgttttaatttcttcaccagacgactgaaatgtaagtcgtccaggaagtcgtctgagtcaaaaatatttaacctaattagattttttgcctccctatataaagaaaaatttacacattctctctcctcctctcaaatggctgcaacaaaaatgtaatgttcatcattctaaaactctccaacctctctctaatctctttgacttgaaaacaccaaactttatatgaatttttcagttttgtctcatgtatttcttactaatctatctcttttacaggtttttaatcaagtggtactcatcttccactaatttagaggtagatctattaattttagatatgtatttttgtgtgttctataaatgtagatttatctaatcttccactcattttttctatttttaagtcatttgaacgtttttggatatgcaggtttttcagatctggatttgatgtgcaggtttttcagatctggaagacttctgggacgacttacgtgttagtcgtctggaagtcgtctggaagtcgtctggaagtcgtctggaagtcgtctggacttcttggaagtcgtctggacttccaggaagtcgtctggacttccaggaagtcgtctggacttccaggaagtcgtctagacttccaggaagtcgtctggacttctaggaagtcgtctggatttttctgagcgttttggtaagttcttatgtctgatttttcttcatttggtaacttcttgttgtataaagttcttacttttttcccaaactaaaactctccaaacccactttaatctctttgacttgaaaacaccaaactttatatgaatttttcaattttgtctcatgtctttgttactaatctatttttttttgcaggtttttaattagatggtactcatcttccactaatttaaaggtagatctattatttttagatatgtatttttgtgtgttctataaaggtagatttatctaatcttccattcatttttctgtttttaagccatttgaacgtttttgaatatgcaggtttttcagatctggatttaatatgcaggtttttcagatctggaagacttttgggacgacttacttgttagtcgtctggaagtcgtctggaagtcgtctggacttcctaaaagtcgtctggacttcctgtaaagtcatctggaagtcgtctggacttcctgtaaagtcgtctggacttcctgtaaagtcgtctggaagtcgtctggacttcctgtaaagtcgtctggacttcctgtaaagtcgtctggacttcctgtaaagtcgtctggaagtcgtctggacttcctaaaagtcgtctgaacttcctggaagtcgtctggacttcttagaagtcatctggacttcttaaaagttgtctggtcttgtctactcatctactcaagttgtctggtcttgtctactcatcTACTCAAgttgtgaattgcatgtatactcttttagttgtgaatttttt
The sequence above is drawn from the Brassica napus cultivar Da-Ae chromosome A8, Da-Ae, whole genome shotgun sequence genome and encodes:
- the LOC106358939 gene encoding period circadian protein-like — encoded protein: MGLSKARKLLLVLVITSYVFSGTAHAWSWSWGSGQSGSSWGWGWSSDNNSGLGSGGSNSNSGGGSSWGWGWSSNGTDTNWGWGSSSGSNHSSGTGSTHNNHSSGSNQTRGSSIGSSHKNHTAQVSPRRKIEVSVWKNGFDYQEWASKHAPFHTNDVLSFKYNGKSQSKTKKHNNKNDVYLLPDLKSYKRCDVSRGKKLVARGGSSSGFKLLFRKTHQTYYFASGDHNGCNHNMKFSISPIPRSSSHTKP